The genomic DNA ACTCGAATGAGGGTACGGGAAAAACTCATAGGGATCAGGCCATATATAATAGTGTACAGCCGTGCTAGCAAAATAATAACCACACAGAGGCACACAAATGTCAAGAGAAGGATATCACATGTTTTATTAAATGTCATTTATCTGAGAACAGATGCTTTCCCCATAGAACATATCTTTCACACTTACAAAATGAGAAATTTAAGAGAGGGTGAGACAGCCATGAGGACTGTGTCTGCTGACATTCTCTGAGCACTAGCCGCCTTTCATATATCTTTGGAGAGCGTTTACAAGGCTTCCCAGCGCTGGCGGGTGATACGATTGAAATTAATACAATTGCTAGGCTGTCAGGACATTAATCAAGCAATCCAAGAATCTGGAAATGGTTGGGACAACATGCATTTGCGGAAAATATGTGTTCACACAACAAGCACACAAGATGGGAATAATTATATGATGATGTTTTAATAGCGAACCAGTATGCAAACCAGAGGACAGTTTGCTCTCCAGACAAAAAAGTATGCAGTTCTATTTTGGGGCGGGTTTAGGGAGTGTACAGAATTCTAGTCAATTCTTCAACAATATTGATATCATAATTCCCTTTTCTCCCaaaatttcttcttttaaaatccaGCCTCGCTACATAAATGCTGTAGAGCTCATGGATatcctttgatttatttttaaaaaaagtttgataataaaaaacccaaacattaaatataattttatatataaaaaatgcttAGTAAAAATATAGCCTCGTTGCCCAGTTAAAATATATTGCTGAGAATACAGTGAAAACCGTGCTAAAAACCACCTCTAATAGGCACCCAGTCTTAAAACAACCACTTCAAAAATATCTCCAAGGTTTCCCATGCTATTTAGTTTGCCCTTCAGTTAAACATGGTCAATTTGAGCAGGTCCCATTGGCAGTTGTTTTAGACATGAATCACTGTAGTTTGTCTAAAGACATGGTAGAACAACCTGATCTTAGAAGTTACAGTTATGCCCGGCTGAAAACAACGTGTAAGAAGCTTTGCCATATTTTCCAGTTGGCACAGAGTTAAGAGATGGAGTGCCATAGGCGGACCTCTTGTCTATGTTAACCCTCTGCGTTGGAAAATGCATCTAGTTGTGTTATATAGTTATACAgtatatcagtgatttcagcatggtttaaaaaaagcGATGCATTTAATGAGATACTCTAAATATTATGGAGCTCAATGGTTAAAGGAAgatggcttttcttttttaaaggagaCTCTGCACTGAAGGGTCATACGTTCTCCAGGGTGAGCGCATTGTGCAGTGGGGCAGACCTAGCCTGTGATGCAGGGACTATAGTAGACAGCACTGCTGGCATCAGACAATGCAGATATCAAACTGCTCTCCTCACAGGAGATACTTCTCGGAGTCACTTTGGACAGGGAGACATGGTAAGGGAGTCCTGAGGTTTCAGGACGAGTCCTGCTCATGTTCAAATACTGGTCAAACTCATTGCGGTCAACATCTGTCCAAAGCTCAGTTTGATTTAAGTGATCTACACTGTCAACGTGATGGGCTTCAGGAGGGGGTGACAGCTGGCCCAGATGGGCAGAAAGGACATTCTGCGGTCCAGAGCACATTTGGTTGTAGTACATGCTAGATGGATGGGGAGTCCTCATAGCATCAGCCAAATGTGACGGGGTCTGAGCATAGGGCAGTGCCATGTCCCGCCCCATGGGCTTCTCTTGGGGAAACTCCATCTGGTGATGGGGATGATAGCCTCTAAAGGGGATCATGCTGCAGTCATCCTGCATGTGAGGAGGGAAAAACGCTGGCTCGGTCTGTTCCAAGACATCCAAGGGAGACATCTCGGGAGTTGGCAAGCCATAGTTTTCAATATCCGACCCCATGGAGTGGAGTTCTCTGAAGTGGTTAAGTGGGGGAGGCTGGTGGTGGCCAGACTGGCTGCCACTATGATGATTCATGCTGAAGCTGTCACTGCACGGCTGGGAAAGGTTGTGGAGAAGGATATTGGGTTCCATCCTCTTGATTTTCTTGGCTTGCTTCTTCCTCCTTGGGCGGTACTTGTAGTTGGGATGGTCCTGCAGATGCTGAATTCGCAGCCTCTCCGCTTCCTCCACGAAGGGGCGCTTGTCGCTGGCGCTCAGGGCTTTCCATGACTGGCCTGGAAAGGGGAAAGCACACCCCgttaaaagagctcagcaccagAACACACAGACCTTTGCAAAGAAGCAATGGATGAAGATACGAGAGAGGAAAAtgctttggggggcaggagggaggtcaCATCCAGAATGTGGTTAAAAAACCGGCAACATACAAACCTCCAGTTTAACCCCCCTCTGGGTAGAGGGCTGAAAAGTGATACcaagtccctcccccccaccccgcaaaaaagaaaaagaaaaatagggaTTTAACTCTTCAGCCCTgcagagaagcagagagagaggacTGCAATGGTCTACTAGGAGCCCACGTTCTGCTGAGAATTCCAACGCTTTCTGGGTACAGGCATCCGGATCCCCCCTGCAATGGGACACTGCACGCTGTCCCCCCAAAAGGAACATAAACCCTGACCGGATAGGAAAGCCAATAAGCAAATGTCCTTTGCAAGGCAAGAGAGGGGGCGGAGAATTAGCAACAGCAGCGGTTCCAGCCACCCAGGGACCTGCAGCCCGGCCCTAAGCCATGTAGCCTCATCCTTACCCCAGCTCCCGTCTGGCCTTCAGCCTGGCCCAGATCCAACGAGGGGCGCCTGTTTCTATGCCAGTGGGTGCCCTCTGCCCCCGTGGGTGCAGCCTGCCCCAGGTCTAGCGGGAGCAGCCTGCCCGGGGTCCTGGGcaggggtgaccagatgtcggtattttatagggacagtcctgatagtTGGGacattttcttctataggcgcctattacccccacccgtgtcccgatttttcacacttgctgtctgggcaCCCTAGTCCCGGGTCGGGGGGCAGCCGGTCCCGGGGTCCCGGAGGGGGGCAGCCAGTCCCAGGTCGGGGGGCAGCCGGTCCCGGGGTCCCGGAGGGGGGCAGCCAGTCCCGGGTCGGGGGGCAGCCGGTCCCGGGGTCCCGGAGGGGGGCAGCCAGTCCCGGGTCGGGGGGCAGCCGGTCCCGGGGTCCCGGAGGGGGGCAGCCAGTCGCCTCGCCGCTTACCCAACATCTTGCTCAGCACCGCGTTGTGCAGGTCCGGGTTCTGCTGCGCCAGCCGCTTCCTCTCGTCCTTGGCCCAGACCATGAAGGCGTTCATGGGGCGGCGGATCCGGGAGTCGTCCCCCGGCTTCCCCTCGGCTTTGCCCGAGGTCGGGCTGTATCCATACCCGGGATCCGGGCTCGGCGAGCGGCTGGGCGCGGACCCGAGCGCGCCTGGCTCTCCCCCCGCCGCGCCTGGGCGAAATCCAAAgccgggctcggggctgggggtcCGGCTGGAAGCGGAGTCTGCCCCCGGGGTGGGCTGGTAGGCGAGGCCGGGCTCAGCGGCGGGGGCCGCAGTGGGGCCCCATGAACGGCCGCCCCGGGGTTGCGATATCTCCTCTCGGCAGTAACTAGGCTCAGATCTATTCATTCCAGCTGGGCGGCCCTTTGGATCAGAACCGAGCAGTGCGGGGCCAAGGGGAGAAACGGGTCCCGGGGCAGCGGCGCGGAGCTAGGGACAGGCGCGTTCCCCTCCCCAAAACACCAAAACTTTTGGGACGCCGCGAAGCTGGAAGGGGTCAAATATAGCCACCCTGGGCCAATCAGCAACGGGGAGGCGGCGTCCCCGGGCTGCCTCGGGAAGCGCCGATTGGgaagggggtgggctggggggccAGTTTGAAACCTTGCTTCCCTTCCGGCCAAGGAGCTTGggcttgatttatttatttattttgcaagccCTCCTGGGGTATTAACTCCGCAGCGCGACAGAAACCCCCATCCCGGCCacgccagggggcagggaggcgaTTCCCTTTGCAGGGCGAATGGGATCCGTTGcgtttagggtgaccagctgtcccgattttatagggacagtccctatttttgcgtctgtttcttatataggctcctattaccccccaccccctgcgttGCTTCTTGTTTTGCAGCCTGGGAGGCGGCAGCCCGGTCTGGGTCCCCTGACAGGTTGATCGCACCTGGAACAGCCGAGGGACCCGGTCCTGGCGAGAAGTGTGTGGagctactagggtgaccagatgtcccgattttatagggacagtcctgatatttgggggatttttcttatacaggtgcctatcaccccccaacctcctgtcccgatttttcacccgcTCTCTGGTCACTGTAGGCAGAGCTGCCTATGTGccatgaagtatcagaggggtacccgtgttagtctgacgaagtgggtattcacccacgaaagcttatgctccaatacgtgtgttagtctataagatgccacaggactcttatgTGCCACTAGCTAAATGCAGTGGTCCCTGTGCAGCACCAGGGCAGAAAAAGCTTCACTTCTGCACAAACCGTGCATTttactgaagtgtgtgtgtgtgtggggggggggtatggATTCGCTTGAATATATTGTCCTCGAGTGCTCCCTGCCATCCTGCGCAGCGTCACCGGCGAAGGTTCTCCCCGCTTCTATCTGCATCCAAACCCCCTTCTGTCTGCAAACTCTCCCCCGGACCCCAGCCTGAAATCTGAAACTGAGCATTAGGCGGGCTCTGGGCGCTGTATTGAGCAAGACCTCGCAGCAGAGAGCAGTGGCGGGGTATTGCATGCCATGGTTTGTGTGTGTCTGGAAGTGATTTGAAAAAAGCCAATCTGCATTTAaccctaaacaaaacaaaaggcttttttttttttttttttaagaaaaaaatatccaatttACCCTTCAATCTCGAGACAGAAACAACGGAGGTTTCAAACTCCATTTCCCTCTAGGTCCTGGAGTCCCTTGCTAAGATTTTGCAACAACAAATCAGCAGTGACTGTGGAGGAGATCCTGAAAGTTTCCAGGCCCCCGCCCTTCCCTCTCCTGCGCTGGCTTTCATGGGGAGCCAGCTGTCTGTGCCCTGCACTTTTTAAGGCGCACACATGGGCTTGCAAGCTGGGGCTGGTAGCTGCAGAGAACTCCCACTGTGCTGCATTGCTTTCGAAAGACAAACGCTGCCCTTAGCCTAGGccatgggagcagagaggggaacTGCAGTATGTTATACCTCTCCAGGGCCAATGCCTTTTTCAATGAGGGAAAAATATACAACCTGGAGAGGAAATACAGCCTGTGTATCTCTGAAGCAACCCTAGCCCCTCTGCAGCCAACACTTTTCCCTTGCTGTTCACCCCAGCCCCTCTCCGGCTCGGTTCATGCATCCTAATGCCTTCAGCACCTCCCTGGGACATCCCTCCCCGGGCACCCCCAGCACACCCACATCCTCCTCCAGGTGCCCTCAGAGGCTCCCTTTGAATGGGTAGTTTGTTTTGGTGCCTCTGGGTGGCGTTTCATGCCTGCGGAGTGGCTAATCCCGGATCAGCTCGTGTCTGTCCGCGGTTTATTCCTGAACACCAGGGTGGTTTATTTTATCTGACTGAAAGACTGAAAGCCAGATAACCTAGAGCGATGTTGACAGAGATGTGGGCCTGCCGTGCCCAGAGGTGGCGCAGAGGGTCGATCGGAATATTTGCAGCTGCCGCTTTCTGTTCTAGGGCTATAAAAGCAGGATCTAGATTCTAGGTGATCCCAGCTGTGCTGGAGTTTAGAGGGGAGCACAGAgcggggagggatgtggggaggttccCATTCCCCCTTTGAGAAGTGGCCGAGAGAGGAGCCCAAGGAGCTACTCAGAACAGCTCCAATGCAGTAAAAGCCCACGCTTGTTCTCTCTGCGGTACCatacattttaaagagaaaaactgTTTGGAGCATGAAAGAATAAACTGCCCCTTTCCTTTCAGTATTCTAACAATAGCTACATAGGGCCTTGTCTACTCTG from Malaclemys terrapin pileata isolate rMalTer1 chromosome 12, rMalTer1.hap1, whole genome shotgun sequence includes the following:
- the LOC128846913 gene encoding transcription factor Sox-18A-like, which codes for MNRSEPSYCREEISQPRGGRSWGPTAAPAAEPGLAYQPTPGADSASSRTPSPEPGFGFRPGAAGGEPGALGSAPSRSPSPDPGYGYSPTSGKAEGKPGDDSRIRRPMNAFMVWAKDERKRLAQQNPDLHNAVLSKMLGQSWKALSASDKRPFVEEAERLRIQHLQDHPNYKYRPRRKKQAKKIKRMEPNILLHNLSQPCSDSFSMNHHSGSQSGHHQPPPLNHFRELHSMGSDIENYGLPTPEMSPLDVLEQTEPAFFPPHMQDDCSMIPFRGYHPHHQMEFPQEKPMGRDMALPYAQTPSHLADAMRTPHPSSMYYNQMCSGPQNVLSAHLGQLSPPPEAHHVDSVDHLNQTELWTDVDRNEFDQYLNMSRTRPETSGLPYHVSLSKVTPRSISCEESSLISALSDASSAVYYSPCITG